One genomic segment of Sminthopsis crassicaudata isolate SCR6 chromosome 4, ASM4859323v1, whole genome shotgun sequence includes these proteins:
- the PARP1 gene encoding poly [ADP-ribose] polymerase 1 produces MAEPADKPYRAEYAKSGRASCKKCGESIAKDSLRLAIMVQSPMFDGKVPNWHHYACFWKRGLVISQAELEVDGFLELRWDDQQKIKKTIEAGGLTGGKGGGQDGGGKGEKTLINFAAEYAKSNRSACKGCQQKIEKGQVRLSKKMIDPEKPQLGMIDRWYHPDCFVKCRDELGFLPQYSASQLKGFSILQPEDKETLKKQLPAVKTEGKRKGDEVDGDDVAKKKAKKEKDKETKQEKLFKTQTELIWSIKDELKKVCSTNDLKELLIANKQEVPSGDSAILDRVADGMAFGALLPCEECKGQFVFKSDAYYCTGDITAWTKCVARTQTPSRKEWVIPKEFREVPYLKKFKCKRQDRVFPPETNAPPSKPLPSSVAAPPTVNSSALPDKPLSSMKILALGKLSKNKDEMKATIEELGGKVTGTANKASLCISTKKEVEKMNKKMEEVKEANVRVVSEDFLQDIAASGKSLQELLSLHTLSSWGTEVKPEPTEVKPGGKSGGSSSKKSKSQVKEEEGTNKSEKKMKLTLKGGAAVDPDSGLEDSAHVLEKNGKIFSATLGLVDIVKGTNSYYKLQLLEDDREIRYWIFRSWGRVGTVIGSNKLEQMSSREDAIDHFLKLYEEKTGNSWHSSNFTKYPKKFYPLEIDYGQDEEAVKKLTVSAGTKSKLPKPVQNLIKMIFDVESMKKAMVEFEIDLQKMPLGKLSKRQIQNAYSILSEVQQVVSQGGSDSQILDLSNRFYTLIPHDFGMKKPPLLNNIDCVQAKVEMLDNLLDIEVAYSLLRGGSEDGSKDPIDVNYEKLKTDIKVVDQNSEEADIIRQYVKNTHATTHNAYDLEIIDIFKIEREGESQRYKPFKQLHNRRLLWHGSRATNFAGILSQGLRIAPPEAPVTGYMFGKGIYFADMVSKSANYCHTSQGDPIGLILLGEVALGNMYELKHASHISKLPKGKHSVKGLGKTAPDPTASVTLDGVEIPLGTGIPSGVSDTCLLYNEYIVYDIAQVNLKYLLKLKFNFKTSLW; encoded by the exons TCACCCATGTTTGATGGAAAGGTCCCAAACTGGCACCACTATGCTTGCTTCTGGAAGCGGGGGCTCGTCATCTCTCAGGCTGAGCTTGAAGTGGATGGGTTCTTGGAGCTGCGCTGGGACGACCAGCAGAAAATCAAGAAGACCATCGAGGCCGGAGGGCTGACAGGAG GCAAAGGCGGGGGTCAAGATGGAGGTGGCAAGGGAGAGAAAACCCTCATTAACTTTGCAGCTGAGTACGCCAAATCCAACAGGAGTGCTTGCAAGGGGTGTCAGCAGAAAATAGAAAAG GGTCAGGTACGGTTGTCCAAGAAAATGATTGACCCAGAAAAGCCACAGCTGGGGATGATTGACCGCTGGTACCACCCAGACTGTTTTGTCAAATGTCGCGATGAGCTCGGATTCCTACCTCAGTACAGTGCTAGCCAGCTCAAGGGATTCAGCATTTTGCAGCCGGAGGACAAGGAAACTCTCAAGAAGCAGCTCCCAGCAGTCAAGACTGAAGG gaagaggaaaggagatgaGGTAGATGGAGATGATGTGGCCAAGAAGAAGGctaagaaggaaaaggacaaagaaacGAAGCAGGAGAAGCTCTTCAAG ACACAGACAGAACTCATCTGGAGCATTAAAGATGAACTGAAGAAAGTCTGCTCTACAAATGACCTAAAAGAGCTACTGATAGCCAACAAGCAAGAAGTGCCTTCAGGGGACTCAGCG ATATTGGACAGAGTAGCCGACGGGATGGCTTTTGGCGCTCTTCTTCCCTGTGAGGAGTGCAAGGGGCAGTTTGTCTTCAAGAGCGATGCTTACTACTGCACTGGAGACATCACTGCCTGGACCAAGTGTGTGGCCAGGACACAGACGCCCAGCCGCAAGGAGTGGGTCATCCCCAAG GAGTTCCGGGAAGTCCCTTACCTCAAAAAATTTAAGTGTAAAAGGCAGGATCGAGTGTTCCCCCCAGAAACTAATGCCCCACCTTCAAAGCCTCTTCCCTCCTCGGTGGCAGCCCCTCCCACTGTGAACTCCTCAGCCCTACCAG ACAAGCCTTTGTCCAGCATGAAGATTCTGGCTCTGGGGAAGCTCTCCAAAAACAAGGATGAAATGAAAGCCACAATAGAAGAACTTGGGGGGAAGGTGACGGGGACAGCTAACAAAGCTTCCCTCTGCATTAGTACAAAAA AGGAGGTTGAGAAGATGAATAAGAAGATGGAAGAGGTCAAAGAAGCCAACGTGCGAGTCGTATCTGAGGATTTCCTCCAGGACATCGCTGCTTCCGGCAAGAGCCTCCAGGAGCTGCTCTCTCTGCACACCCTGTCTTCCTGGGGCACTGAGGTGAAGCCTGAACCCACGGAGGTAAAGCCGGGAGGGAAGTCAGGAGGTTCTTCTTCCAAGAAGAGTAAGAGTCAAGTCAAGGAAGAGGAAG GGACCaacaaatcagaaaagaaaatgaaattaacacTAAAAGGTGGAGCGGCTGTAGATCCTGATTCTG GTCTTGAGGACTCGGCTCATGTGcttgaaaaaaatgggaaaatcttTAGTGCTACCCTTGGCCTTGTGGACATTGTGAAAGGTACCAATTCGTATTATAAGCTGCAGCTCCTGGAAGATGATCGAGAAATCAG atACTGGATATTTAGATCCTGGGGCCGAGTGGGCACTGTGATTGGCAGCAATAAACTAGAACAGATGTCATCCAGGGAAGATGCCATTGATCATTTTTTGAAGTTATATGAGGAGAAAACGGGCAACTCTTGGCATTCCAGCAACTTCACTAAATATCCCAAGAAGTTCTACCCCCTGGAGATTGACTATGGGCAG GATGAAGAAGCCGTGAAGAAGCTGACTGTCAGTGCTGGCACCAAGTCGAAACTCCCCAAACCAGTTCAGAACCTCATCAAGATGATCTTTGATGTGGAGAGCATGAAAAAGGCTATGGTGGAATTTGAG ATTGATCTTCAGAAGATGCCATTGGGAAAGCTGAGCAAGAGGCAGATCCAGAATGCATATTCAATTCTCAGTGAAGTACAGCAG GTGGTATCCCAAGGTGGCAGCGACTCTCAGATTCTGGACCTCTCTAATCGCTTCTATACCCTGATCCCCCATGACTTTGGAATGAAGAAGCCTCCACTCCTGAATAACATTGATTGTGTCCAG GCCAAAGTAGAGATGCTGGACAACCTACTGGACATTGAGGTGGCTTATAGTCTGCTCCGTGGTGGATCTGAAGATGGCAGCAAGGATCCCATTGATGTCAATTATGAGAAGCTTAAAACTGATATTAAG GTGGTTGACCAGAATTCAGAAGAAGCTGACATCATCAGGCAATATGTTAAGAACACACATGCTACTACTCATAATGCCTACGACTTGGAAATTATTGAT ATTTTCAAGATTGAGCGTGAAGGTGAAAGCCAACGTTACAAGCCCTTTAAGCAGCTTCATAACCGGCGGCTGCTATGGCACGGGTCCAGGGCCACCAATTTTGCTGGGATCCTCTCTCAGGGTCTTCGGATCGCCCCCCCTGAAGCCCCTGTG ACTGGCTATATGTTTGGTAAAGGAATCTACTTTGCTGATATGGTTTCCAAGAGTGCCAATTACTGCCACACATCTCAGGGAGACCCAATAGGATTAATCCTCCTAGGGGAAGTTGCCCTTGGAAATAT GTACGAGCTGAAGCACGCCTCCCACATCAGCAAGTTACCAAAGGGCAAGCACAGCGTCAAAG GCCTGGGCAAAACTGCACCTGATCCAACAGCCAGTGTCACACTTGATGGTGTGGAGATTCCTTTGGGAACTGGGATTCCTTCTGGTGTTAGTGACACCTGTTTATTATATAATGA ATACATTGTCTATGACATTGCTCAGGTAAATCTGAAGTATCTACTGAAATTGAAATTCAACTTTAAAACCTCCCTGTGGTGA